A window of the Tiliqua scincoides isolate rTilSci1 chromosome 5, rTilSci1.hap2, whole genome shotgun sequence genome harbors these coding sequences:
- the LOC136653126 gene encoding putative olfactory receptor 2B8: MALAPRMHSRGCYSILAEDGLHQSERNTDVTGFVLKGFSIDPKNKSLLFAIGLLVYLLTLAGNLVIIILIRVDQRLKTPMYFLLGNLSFVEICYTSTTVPRTQWDLLSGDKSISFIGCALQMYFFVTLGGTECVLLSAMAYDRYAAICHPLHYTLLMRQPIRGILLAVLWIIGNINSVVNTALIFSLDFCHSNEIDHFFCDIPPILHLSCSDVFLVKLMNFTISVGVIIVPFSLTLLSYTLIVSAVLKIHMTRGRIKPFSTCASHLTVVSTFYGTIIYTYMRPSSNHSLEEDRLVSVLYAIITPLLNPLIYSFINKEVQGAFWRALGKDRL; the protein is encoded by the exons ATGGCGCTGGCCCCGCGCATGCACAGCAGGG GATGTTACAGTATCTTGGCTGAAGATGGACTCCATCAATCTGAAAGGAATACAGATGTCACAGGATTTGTCCTCAAGGGATTCTCTATTGATCCAAAGAACAAGAGTCTTCTCTTTGCTATAGGCCTGTTAGTCTACCTGTTGACTTTGGCAGGGAATCTAGTCATCATTATATTGATCAGAGTTGACCAACGCCTCAAAACCCCCATGTACTTCCTCTTGGGGAATCTCTCTTTTGTAGAGATCTGTTACACATCTACCACAGTTCCAAGGACACAGTGGGACCTCTTATCAGGGGACAAATCCATCTCCTTCATAGGATGTGCTctccaaatgtatttctttgtcaCTTTGGGAGGCACAGAATGTGTACTTCTCTCagccatggcttatgaccgctatGCAGCCATCTGTCACCCTCTGCACTATACCCTGCTCATGAGACAGCCCATCCGTGGCATTTTGCTGGCGGTTTTGTGGATTATTGGCAACATCAATTCTGTTGTCAACACAGCATTAATCTTTTCCCTAGATTTCTGCCactccaatgaaattgaccatttcttctgtgacattcctCCTATTCTGCACCTTTCTTGCTCTGATGTATTTCTTGTCAAGTTGATGAACTTCACTATCTCTGTGGGGGTCATTattgtgcctttctccctgactcTTCTTTCCTACACCCTCATTGTCTCTGCAGTGCTCAAAATCCACATGACCCGTGGTAGGATCAAGCCATTCTCTACCTGTGCTTCCCACCTCACAGTGGTGAGCACCTTCTATGGCACCATCATTTACACCTATATGCGTCCATCCTCAAACCATTCCTTGGAAGAAGATCGCCTGGTTTCTGTGTTGTATGCCATCATtactcccctgctaaaccccttgATCTACAGCTTTATaaacaaggaagtgcagggggcctTTTGGAGAGCGCTTGGGAAAGACAGGTTATAA
- the LOC136653127 gene encoding olfactory receptor 5AR1-like gives MEPLHRMVQNGTAVTEFILLGLSSDPEVQLILFGLFLLCYLVALGGNTLILLIIALDSRLHNPMYFFLGNLSVVDIGYTSSTVPKMLISYLSQDKQISLAGCFSQMYFFISFGGVECLLLGVMAYDRYAAICHPLHYGVFMNPKTCVWLAASAWILGLANSGVHSGMMSLLSFCRDNVIRHFFCDNPPLFQLSCSDTQANQIATFVVGGGVIMGSFLVTRVSYVYIVSAIVRIRTKEGRLKAFSTCASHLTVVNIYFGTIIFTYIRPNSTYSQQKDQILPVLYGILTPMLNPIIYSLRSKDVQGALWKAMGRA, from the coding sequence ATGGAGCCCCTACATCGGATGGTGCAGAATGGCACAGCTGTTACTGAATTTATACTCCTGGGGCTCTCCAGTGACCCAGAGGTCCAACTCATTCTCTTtggtctctttctcctttgctactTGGTGGCCCTAGGTGGAAACACTCTCATTCTTCTCATCATCGCTTTGGACAGCAGACTGCacaaccccatgtatttctttctgGGTAATCTCTCTGTTGTGGACATTGGGTACACATCTTCCACTGTTCCCAAGATGCTGATAAGTTATCTCTCTCAGGACAAGCAAATCTCCCTTGCTGGTTGCTTCTCCCAAATGTATTTCTTCATCTCCTTTGGTGGCGTTGAATGCCTCCTGCTGGGTGTGATGGCATATGACCGGTATGCTGCCATTTGCCACCCACTGCACTATGGTGTATTCATGAACCCCAAAACGTGTGTGTGGCTGGCAGCATCTGCCTGGATTCTGGGCTTGGCTAACTCTGGTGTGCACTCTGGCATGATgtcccttttgtctttctgcCGGGACAATGTCATCCGACACTTCTTTTGTGACAACCCACCCCTGTTTCAGCTCTCCTGTTCTGACACTCAGGCCAATCAAATTGCGACCTTTGTGGTGGGTGGAGGTGTGATCATGGGTTCATTTCTGGTTACTCGGGTGTCGTACGTCTATATAGTTTCGGCCATCGTCAGAATCCGCACCAAGGAAGGGCGTCTCAAGGCCTTTTCTACCTGTGCTTCTCACCTGACTGTGGTCAACATCTACTTTGGCACCATCATCTTCACTTACATCCGTCCCAACTCCACATACTCCCAGCAGAAGGATCAGATTTTGCCTGTGCTATACGGGATTCTCACACCAATGCTCAATCCGATCATCTATAGCTTGAGAAGCAAGGATGTGCAAGGGGCACTCTGGAAAGCCATGGGGAGGGCTTAA